A single Aythya fuligula isolate bAytFul2 chromosome 21, bAytFul2.pri, whole genome shotgun sequence DNA region contains:
- the C1QA gene encoding complement C1q subcomponent subunit A, whose product MRLGLWLAASALAAVLGTALPEEQVCRAPDGKDGFPGVPGLNGRPGQKGDVGEPGKPAPRTGIRGPKGDEGEPGPPGNPGNRGFHGPPGPRGVPGQPGPRGAKGKAGNILEQPRPAFSASRKSKMNRGSTVVFDNIITNQENSYSTQSGEFTCRIPGLYYFAFQVVSIGDLCLSITKNRERVVSFCDNNSRNILQVNSGSSVLSLAVGDQVSVSFDPVKGSQIYSGSEADSVFSGFMLFPQTG is encoded by the exons ATGCGTCTCGGCCTTTGGCTGGCAGCCAGCGCCctagcagcagtgctgggcacagccctgcctgagGAGCAGGTGTGTCGGGCACCGGATGGCAAAGACGGATTCCCTGGGGTCCCTGGCCTCAATGGGAGGCCAGGGCAGAAGGGTGACGTGGGAGAACCAG GGAAACCGGCACCAAGGACAGGCATCCGCGGACCCAAAGGGGATGAAGGTGAGCCAGGGCCTCCTGGCAACCCAGGAAACCGGGGCTTCCATGGTCCACCCGGCCCCCGTGGGGTGCCAGGGCAGCCAGGACCGAGAGGGGCCAAGGGGAAGGCTGGCAATATCCTGGAGCAGCCACGTCCTGCCTTCTCTGCCTCACGGAAGTCCAAGATGAACCGGGGCAGCACGGTGGTGTTCGACAACATCATCACCAACCAGGAGAACTCCTACAGCACCCAGAGCGGGGAGTTCACCTGCCGCATCCCCGGGCTCTACTACTTTGCTTTTCAAGTGGTCTCCATCGGAGACCTCTGCCTGAGCATCACCAAGAACAGGGAGCGCGTGGTCAGCTTCTGCGACAACAACAGCCGCAACATCCTGCAGGTGAACTCGGGCAGCAGCGTGCTGAGCCTGGCCGTGGGTGACCAGGTCTCAGTGAGCTTTGACCCCGTGAAGGGCAGCCAGATTTACAGCGGCTCCGAGGCAGACAGCGTCTTCAGTGGCTTCATGCTCTTCCCACAGACGGGCTGA